The sequence CTCCAGTGCCGCGCGCATGCGGTTGCGCTCGGCATTGGAAAGCCGGAAGCGCAGGCCGATCCGGTCGACATCCTCCTGCACGCGGCCGAACAGAACGGCGAAACGCAGGGCAGGACAAGGTCCGTCAGGCTCGAAATCGGGCAGGCGCGCCAGGGCGACCAAGTCGCCCACGCTGGCGGAAATCAGCGGAAGGATGCCGCTTTCCTGCATCAGCACCAGGGTCGGCACCGCGCCGTTTGCCACGGCCAGACGGCGCATCTCCTGGCCGACCCGTTCGGCCGAAAGCCCGGCCAGGTCGTGCCGGGCGCGGATGGTCGCCGCCAGCCCCTCCGGGTCCGGCGCTCCGGCGCCATAGGCGGCGTGGAAACGAAAGAAGCGCAGAGCCCGCAAGCGATCTTCGGCGATGCGCCGGTCGGCCGAGCCGATGAAACGGATCTTTCGCGCGTCGAGGTCGGCGAGACCGCCGACCGGATCATGCAGCGTCCCCTCGATATCGACGGATAGCGCGTTGAGGGTAAAATCACGCCGCTCGGCATCGGCCTGCCAGTCGCGGCCGAAGCGCACGACGGCGCGGCGGCCATCGGTTTCGATGTCCTCGCGCAGCGTCGTCACCTCGACAACATGGCGATCGCCGATCACCGTCACCGTGCCATGCTCGATGCCGGTCGGCGCGACCTTGAGGCCAGCGGCCTCGGCGCGCGCGATCACCGTCTCCGGCACGGCCGTCGTGGCGACATCCACGTCCGCGACGGGCAGGCCCATCAGCGTGTTGCGCACGGCGCCGCCGATGACACGCGCTTCCTCGCCATCGGTCGACAGCAGTTCCAGCACCTGACGCACCAGCGGCTGAGTCAGGAACGCTGCGTCCCTGCAATCCCTCTGGGTCAATCGAAGCCACCCGGGACGAGCTTGCCATCGCGGAATTCGGCCGGGTGATAGGTCGTGCCGACCTCACCGCCGGAAAGATGCACCAGCCCGATCACGGCGATCAGCACGAGCACGACACCGGCCGCCGACAAGCGGGAAAGCACCTTGTAGTCCCAGTCCTCGCGGGCCAGCGACGAACCGGGCGCGAACTGGCGCCAGCCGGCATAGGCTAGGAACGGCGCCAGGAAGCAGAACAGTGTAATGGCGAGAAATCGCAGCATCTATTGAAAGAGTCTCTCATAGAGACCGCGGATGATCCCGGCGGTCACTCCCCAGATATGGTGTTCGTCATACGGCATTTGATAGAGAGAATGCCGGACGCCATCAAATTCGCGACTGATCGTCTGGTGATTTTCTGGCGTCATCAGGAAAGAGAGCGGTACTTCGAAGGTCGCGTCAACCTCGGCCGGGTTCAGCACCAGGTGATGATCGGGCGCCACCCGCGCCACGATGGCAGTAATGCGGTAGCCGGTGCCGGCGATATAGGGGTCCAGCCCGCCGATCGGCTCGACCAAAGCCGGGTCCAGTCCGATCTCCTCCTGCGCCTCGCGCAGCGCGGCAGCCGTCGCATCCGCGTCGGTCGGATCGATCTTGCCGCCCGGGAAAGCGATCTGGCCGGGATGCTTGCGCAACTGCATCGTCCGCCGGGTCATCAGCACGGTGGCGGTGCTGCGCTCGACGATGGGAATCAGCACTGCCGCCTCGCGCCAGACAAAGCCCTTTGGCGGCACGAATTCCGGGTTGATGACGATTTCGTTCGGATCCGCGACCAGCGGATGCTCGAGGGGCAGCAACCGCTGCCGCGCCCGCTCGAAGAAATGATCCGGCCGGAAAGGGTCGTCATCGTCAAACTGCGTCAAGACGTCACCGCCGCTTCGGCCGGGCCGATGACGAAGAAGTGACCGCTGGAAACCACGCCGATTTCCGCGCCGCGCTGCTCGAAAGCCGAAGCGAGCTCATGCACTAGCGGCCGCGCCAGCCGGGCTTCGAGTCCGCCACGGACCAGGACGTAAGGAACCAGCCCGTCCTCCGCTTGTCCGGGAGCGACCCGCAGCGGATGCTCGGCATCGACGGTGACGACATCGCCGACATTGGTGCGGAGAACCACGGTTTGCGCCGCCCCCTCGCCCTCGACAGCCAGTTCGACCGCGATGAACGGCACGTCCTCGACGGAAATCGCCAGCTTTTCGGCCGGCGTGACAAGGACGTAGCTGCCGTCCGGCTCGCGGCGCAAAACGGTGGCGAACAGCTTGACCAGCGCCTCGCGCAGGATCGGCCGGCCCTCGTGATGCCAGGCGCCATTCCGGTCGATCCGGATGTCGAT is a genomic window of Kaistia defluvii containing:
- a CDS encoding CoA pyrophosphatase, with protein sequence MTQFDDDDPFRPDHFFERARQRLLPLEHPLVADPNEIVINPEFVPPKGFVWREAAVLIPIVERSTATVLMTRRTMQLRKHPGQIAFPGGKIDPTDADATAAALREAQEEIGLDPALVEPIGGLDPYIAGTGYRITAIVARVAPDHHLVLNPAEVDATFEVPLSFLMTPENHQTISREFDGVRHSLYQMPYDEHHIWGVTAGIIRGLYERLFQ
- a CDS encoding DUF6111 family protein is translated as MLRFLAITLFCFLAPFLAYAGWRQFAPGSSLAREDWDYKVLSRLSAAGVVLVLIAVIGLVHLSGGEVGTTYHPAEFRDGKLVPGGFD
- a CDS encoding CCA tRNA nucleotidyltransferase, which translates into the protein MTQRDCRDAAFLTQPLVRQVLELLSTDGEEARVIGGAVRNTLMGLPVADVDVATTAVPETVIARAEAAGLKVAPTGIEHGTVTVIGDRHVVEVTTLREDIETDGRRAVVRFGRDWQADAERRDFTLNALSVDIEGTLHDPVGGLADLDARKIRFIGSADRRIAEDRLRALRFFRFHAAYGAGAPDPEGLAATIRARHDLAGLSAERVGQEMRRLAVANGAVPTLVLMQESGILPLISASVGDLVALARLPDFEPDGPCPALRFAVLFGRVQEDVDRIGLRFRLSNAERNRMRAALEAATDIVSSPPDADHATLYAIGEGAFRDGLTCAAAKGQLAPDDFAARLAAAREWPIPTFPLSGRDVVELGVDRGPLVGLLLKKLEREWIDDDFRADAETLRQNLKAFLTSFQQQQQQQ
- a CDS encoding DUF1285 domain-containing protein, translating into MSVTKQGETKAEDISAPGSALSGLIERAGKLRGPAPVHLWNPAHCGVIDIRIDRNGAWHHEGRPILREALVKLFATVLRREPDGSYVLVTPAEKLAISVEDVPFIAVELAVEGEGAAQTVVLRTNVGDVVTVDAEHPLRVAPGQAEDGLVPYVLVRGGLEARLARPLVHELASAFEQRGAEIGVVSSGHFFVIGPAEAAVTS